TTGAAGCGATCATTTAATTTCGCAAGTTGCCCATCAATTACATGAATAAAGATCTCCACACGATAACGATGATAATTTGTCTTCATTGGAGCATTACGCCGTGATCTCCCTCGAATTACATATTCCTCATCCATGGTAGGAACTATAATATCATGTTTGTAACAAAACGAGGATGCTTGCTCAACCAATTCTTCAAACTCATTATCCCTCATCAACTGCAGGTTTTCCTTGCATGTTTTCACTAAATTCATTGCACTCACAAtgtcttgatctttcttttgcaatgcTAGAGACAAAGTGTTTGTTATTCCCAATATAGCTTTCATTACAAATAAgtgaaacacaaactcaaaagattgTATTTCTCTCCATAACTTATAGGCTTCACCCGAACTATCATTAGGATTATCATCAACAATCATTTGAAGCACATTCACCATAGATGGGAACATAGAAATGATACTAATCAACGTACCATAATGTGAGTTCCATCGTGTATCGCCGGCACGTTTGAGAGTCCTTTCTTGATTTAAGCCCAGCCCCGTTATAAGACAATCATCttcaaaagctctcacaaGCTCTTCTTGGTATTGTGCTCTAAGTGCATCACGACGCTTACAAGATGCTCCAACAACATTAACCAAACTATTAGCCGTTGTGAAAAAAGAGTTGACatcaatgtttttctttgctacCGCAACAAGTGctagttgaagttgatgagcaaagcaatgaacataaaatgcacaaggttgttctctcaaaatctttgtctTAAGGCCATTGAACTCACCTCTCATATTGCTAGCTCCATCATAACCTTGTCCTCGTAGCTTGGAAAAGCTCAAATTCGcggaagaaaagaattcatcaattgcttcctTTAGTGCACTTGAAGTAGTGTCGTTTACATGTTGAAcccccacaaacctttcaattatt
This region of Prunus dulcis unplaced genomic scaffold, ALMONDv2, whole genome shotgun sequence genomic DNA includes:
- the LOC117613016 gene encoding zinc finger MYM-type protein 1-like, coding for MVDEARDVSIKEQMAMVLRYVNDKGQIIERFVGVQHVNDTTSSALKEAIDEFFSSANLSFSKLRGQGYDGASNMRALVAVAKKNIDVNSFFTTANSLVNVVGASCKRRDALRAQYQEELVRAFEDDCLITGLGLNQERTLKRAGDTRWNSHYGTLISIISMFPSMVNVLQMIVDDNPNDSSGEAYKLWREIQSFEFVFHLFVMKAILGITNTLSLALQKKDQDIVSAMNLVKTCKENLQLMRDNEFEELVEQASSFCYKHDIIVPTMDEEYVIRGRSRRNAPMKTNYHRYRVEIFIHVIDGQLAKLNDRFNERLIDA